From Juglans regia cultivar Chandler chromosome 8, Walnut 2.0, whole genome shotgun sequence, the proteins below share one genomic window:
- the LOC109014643 gene encoding uncharacterized protein LOC109014643 has translation MADGVRRSKDLNSPGQLLATRCHERAARYTNNERHEPAPTAQSKFKKWWAYFCLCGWVKHFMRRGRSNWVLETRGTLMLAATVIATVTFQIGINPPGGVWQQDCEGHTKFQNCTGKAIFSDINPNEYELFLSFNTTSLVATLSVVLLVTMLIAVTFLLSTYFLAMDLVTSDTVKEKPMITWILFTLSGI, from the coding sequence ATGGCAGATGGTGTTCGAAGATCCAAGGATCTAAATTCTCCTGGTCAACTACTAGCAACACGGTGTCATGAACGTGCAGCACGGTACACGAATAATGAAAGACATGAGCCAGCACCAACTGCTCAATCAAAGTTTAAGAAATGGTGGGCATACTTTTGTTTGTGCGGATGGGTTAAGCATTTTATGCGTCGGGGTCGATCCAACTGGGTCCTCGAGACACGTGGCACATTGATGTTGGCAGCCACTGTAATTGCAACCGTTACATTCCAAATTGGGATCAACCCTCCAGGTGGTGTTTGGCAACAAGATTGTGAAGGTCATACAAAATTTCAGAATTGTACGGGCAAGGCAATTTTCTCTGATATCAACCCAAATGAATAcgaattatttttgtctttcaaCACCACCTCTCTTGTTGCAACTCTGAGCGTCGTACTTCTGGTCACCATGCTTATTGCAGTCACGTTCTTGCTATCTACCTATTTTTTGGCTATGGATTTGGTGACCTCGGATACTGTTAAAGAAAAACCCATGATCACCTGGATTCTCTTTACATTATCAGGAATTTAG